In Chitinophaga oryzae, the sequence CTGCCCGGCCTTTTTGTGGGCCGCCGCCGCCAGTCCCACCGTCTGCAACACCTCCATGATACGGGACCTCGGGCATTGATAAATACGCTGCAACACCAACAGGTTTTCCGCGGCGCTCAGGTGCTCGTATATCGCCGGACTTTCGATCAGGCAGCCCGTCTGCCGCAGCACCTCCAGGCGGTGCTCCCGGAAAGGGTGCCCCAGAATATGGACTGCGCCCGTCTGCATACGCAGTAGTCCGGTGATCAGGCGAAGCGTCGTCGTTTTGCCGGCGCCGTTAGGACCAAGAAAACCATAGATAGCGCCCTGCGGCACCCGCAGCGCTATATTATGCAACACTGGCGTGCCGTCTCTAAACTGATATGCCAGATCGGCTACTTCAATACAGTAATCCATAAATAAATAAATGATGACTGTTCAAAAATAGCCGCTCAGTCCGCGTCAGCCAACGGTATTGTGTGATATCCGGCGCTTTCTCTGCAAAACCGGTAAAATGTCCTGCAAAATTTTACATGGTAGTTTATGCAGTCTGGGTTATATTTAAGATAGATCTATAAAAACCGATGAGGATGACAAATACCCTTTCTGCGCTGCTGGTAACAGCTGCCCTGTTATCGGGGACAGCAGCCACCGCGCAGACGATACTGTTAAAAAACGCCACCGTAATAGACGGTACCGGCAGCCGTTCCCGGCAGCATACCGATATCCTGCTACAGGCAGACACCATCGCTGCAGTAGGCCCCCGTCTCAACGCTCCGGGAGCTACAGTGGTAGACCTGAGCGGTAAAACCGTCATGCCCGCGCTGATCAGCGTACATACGCACGTAGGCACGCTCAGGGGCATCACCACCAACGCCGTCAACTACACCCGGGAAAACATACTGCGGCAGCTACAGCAGTATGCCGACTATGGCGTGCTGCATGTGCTAGCCATGGGTACCGACAGGCCCCTGCTGTTTGAAAGCGGCCTGCGCGACTCCTCCGCCACCGGCCAGCTGCCAGGCGCACGCCTGCATTCCGCCGGCTATGGCTTTGGCGTGCCCAATGCCGCACCGCCGGTAGACTATGGCATGGACCTCGTCAACCGGCCTGCTACCGTCGCCGATGTGGCCCCCGCCATGGATAAAGTAGCACAGGTACATCCCGACGTGATAAAACTATGGGTAGATGATTTTGGCGGACGTTTTAAAAAGATGGAACCGGCAGTATACCAGGCAGTCATCTCCGAAGCCCACAAACATGGCATCAGAGCCGCTTCGCATCTGTATTACGCAGCAGACGCACTGCAACTGGCCAACGCCGGCGTGGACATCTTCGCACACAGTATCCGCGATAAAGACATCGACGAACAGCTGCTGCAAACCATGAAGTCAAAAGGTATCGTATACGTCCCTACGCTGTCGCTCGATGAATACGCCTATATCTATGCACGCCAACCCAAATGGCTACACGACGATTTTTTTAAACGTTCACTCGAACCCGGCGTATACGAGATGATCACCTCCCCTGCCTATCAGCAACAGCTGCAGGCCTCTCCCGCCTTCGCCAAAAACAAAGCGGCTTTCGAAACAGCGCTGCGCAACCTGCGTCGCATCTACCGCGCCGGCATTATGGTAGCCATGGGGACCGACTCCGGCGCAACGCCCGTGAGAGCGCAGGGTTTCTCAGAACACCTGGAACTGGAACTGATGGTACAGGCGGGACTAACACCGCTGGAAGCCATCAGCGTGGGCACCCGTAATGCCGCCAAAGTGCTGAAACTGCCGAACACCGGCACCATCGCACCCGGACAGGTAGCTGACCTGCTGGTACTGGCCGGCAACCCGGAGAAAGACATTAAAAACACCCGGCACATCGTGACGGTCTATAAAGCCGGTAAAAACATCCGGCCATAAACTTTTCGTACACCCAACAAAAGCAGCCTGATATGACCTTTCAAAACCGCACTATTTTTATCACCGGCGCCAGCAGAGGCATCGGTGAAGCCATTGCCCTGAAACTGGCCGCCGCCGGCGCCAACATCGTCATCGCCGCAAAAAGCACGGAAGAAGATCCCCGCCTGGGAGGTACCATCTTTTCGGTGGCGGAAGCCGTAGAGAAAGCCGGCGGTAAAGCCCTGCCGGTAAAAGTGGATATCCGTGAAGAAGACCAGATTCAACAGGCCGTGCAGCAGGCGGCTGAAAAATTCGGCGGCATCGATGTGGTCATTAACAACGCTTCGGCCATCCAGTTGACCAACACCGAACAAACGCCGGCCAAACGTTTCGACCTGATGTATGATATCAATGTAAGAGGTACTTTCCTCGTTACCCAGCATTGTATCCCCTATCTCAAAAAAGGCAACAACCCGCATATCCTCACCCTGTCGCCACCGGTGAATCTCTCCCCTAAATGGCTGGGCCCACATGTGGCGTATACCATCAGTAAATACAATATGAGCATGCTTACGCTGGGATGGGCAGAAGAGCTGAAGTCCGCCGGTATTGCTGCCAACTCCCTCTGGCCGGCCACTACCATCGCTACGGCGGCTATCAAAAATCTGCTGGGTGGAGAAGCCCTGATGAAAATAAGCCGCAAACCCGACATCATGGCGGATGCCGCATTTTATATCCTGGGCAAACCTGCCGCGTCCTGCACAGGGAATAACTTTATTGATGAAGCGGTATTAAAAGCAGAGGGGATTACAGATCTGGCGCACTACAACGTGACACCGGGCGGGAAACTGCAGCCGGATTTGTTCCTGTAAAAAAATACCGGGGGTTCGGGGGATAATGGTCGGCGTGGCCGTTAACTGATACTCTTTTTCTATGCCACTGATCACCGGCGCCAGCGATTCCATAGTACCAGTGAGCAACCGGCAGCTATCATGCTGACCGGGCCGTTGTTCGGCAACACGCTGCTGTTGCTCACTGGCCGCAAACTATTTATCTTCCTGTAATACTACTTTATAAGCGCTGCCCACAAAGGTTTCGGCTTTAGGCTCAGTGATCACCTGCATGTACATCTTTCCTTCTTCCGGGTTGGAGAGCTTGTAACGTACGGTGGCAGTGCCTTCGGCGAAGTTGATGCCGGTGATGGCAATCTGGTAGCCGGAATTAGGCTTGCTGCCCCGGGACAATACCA encodes:
- a CDS encoding amidohydrolase family protein, whose product is MTNTLSALLVTAALLSGTAATAQTILLKNATVIDGTGSRSRQHTDILLQADTIAAVGPRLNAPGATVVDLSGKTVMPALISVHTHVGTLRGITTNAVNYTRENILRQLQQYADYGVLHVLAMGTDRPLLFESGLRDSSATGQLPGARLHSAGYGFGVPNAAPPVDYGMDLVNRPATVADVAPAMDKVAQVHPDVIKLWVDDFGGRFKKMEPAVYQAVISEAHKHGIRAASHLYYAADALQLANAGVDIFAHSIRDKDIDEQLLQTMKSKGIVYVPTLSLDEYAYIYARQPKWLHDDFFKRSLEPGVYEMITSPAYQQQLQASPAFAKNKAAFETALRNLRRIYRAGIMVAMGTDSGATPVRAQGFSEHLELELMVQAGLTPLEAISVGTRNAAKVLKLPNTGTIAPGQVADLLVLAGNPEKDIKNTRHIVTVYKAGKNIRP
- a CDS encoding SDR family oxidoreductase — encoded protein: MTFQNRTIFITGASRGIGEAIALKLAAAGANIVIAAKSTEEDPRLGGTIFSVAEAVEKAGGKALPVKVDIREEDQIQQAVQQAAEKFGGIDVVINNASAIQLTNTEQTPAKRFDLMYDINVRGTFLVTQHCIPYLKKGNNPHILTLSPPVNLSPKWLGPHVAYTISKYNMSMLTLGWAEELKSAGIAANSLWPATTIATAAIKNLLGGEALMKISRKPDIMADAAFYILGKPAASCTGNNFIDEAVLKAEGITDLAHYNVTPGGKLQPDLFL